A window of the Parambassis ranga chromosome 17, fParRan2.1, whole genome shotgun sequence genome harbors these coding sequences:
- the LOC114449770 gene encoding mitochondrial ubiquitin ligase activator of nfkb 1-A-like, with translation MARFCLGFSLTEALCLGAGLAVSGFCYYMYRKKKKTADELDNASHINIDGNLKDTLEVTPGARLQYAVVEGVVEPVGEPLRSQCHEDFVGVLNKVEVTEHRLGLNSLYSALFKRRDKPVLHKQVRSVPFVLRGSDETAVRVHCPLKASGLNMEILYKRFHQVSHGFSVLGWYFSGVKSNRQLETEEMLRVGTRVTGVGELTLDPDGTLNLRPPSDGSKYFLSMAGYDTLRKKHRAAAKVWKYLAVIFALASAPAFYTCYQAQPEHLMLFILFFS, from the exons ATGGCGAGATTCTGTCTCGGTTTTTCACTGACAGAGGCACTGTGCCTTGGGGCCGGCTTGGCTGTTTCAGGCTTTTGCTACTATATGtataggaagaagaagaagacagcagatgagcttgat AATGCCTCCCACATCAACATAGATGGAAACCTTAAAGACACTTTGGAGGTTACACCAGGAGCACGTCTGCAGTATGCTGTTGTTGAAG GTGTTGTGGAGCCTGTAGGCGAGCCACTGAGGAGTCAGTGTCATGAAGACTTTGTTGGTGTGTTGAACAAAGTGGAAGTCACAGAGCACAGGCTGGGATTGAACAGCCTTTACTCTGCTCTTTTCAAGAGACGTGATAAGCCAGTCTTGCACAAACAAGTGAGATCGGTGCCCTTTGTATTAAGGGGTTCGGATGAGACTGCAGTCCGAGTCCATTGTCCACTGAAGgcctctggactgaacatggagatATTGTACAAGAGGTTTCACCAGGTCAGCCATGGATTCAGTGTTCTTGGATGGTATTTCAGCGGGGTGAAGTCCAACAGACAACTGGAGACCGAGGAAATGCTTAGA GTGGGCACACGTGTTACTGGTGTAGGCGAGCTGACGCTGGACCCAGATGGCACCCTGAATCTTAGACCCCCTTCTGATGGATCTAAGTACTTTCTGAGCATGGCAGGCTATGACACTTTACGAAAAAAACACAGGGCTGCTGCCAAAGTGTGGAAGTATTTGGCTGTTATATTTGCTTTAGCCAGTGCACCAGCATTCTACACCTGCTATCAAGCTCAGCCAGAACATttgatgttatttattttattcttttcgTGA